Proteins encoded by one window of Verrucomicrobiota bacterium:
- a CDS encoding bifunctional nuclease family protein, giving the protein MKNDVQLVEVKGVMPTANGCAVFLGNEEKVFVIYVDQGIGNTISMTINNVKKERPMTHDLIANIFQGFGIELDRVVINDVDEGTFYARMILRMENEIDTKLVEIDARPSDSLVMALQQKKPIFVDREVLSKVDDMSEILERIVNQDGTDE; this is encoded by the coding sequence ATGAAAAACGACGTTCAGCTGGTTGAGGTGAAAGGGGTCATGCCGACAGCGAATGGCTGTGCGGTCTTTCTGGGGAACGAGGAGAAGGTATTTGTCATCTATGTGGACCAGGGGATCGGCAACACGATCTCAATGACGATCAACAACGTGAAAAAGGAACGGCCGATGACCCACGATTTGATAGCTAACATTTTTCAGGGGTTCGGAATTGAGTTGGATCGAGTGGTCATCAATGACGTCGACGAAGGAACTTTCTACGCGAGGATGATCCTTCGCATGGAAAACGAGATCGACACGAAGCTAGTGGAGATCGATGCGCGCCCGAGCGACTCCTTGGTGATGGCCCTGCAACAGAAGAAGCCGATTTTTGTAGATCGTGAGGTGTTGAGCAAAGTCGACGATATGTCTGAGATTCTGGAACGCATCGTGAATCAGGATGGAACTGACGAATGA
- a CDS encoding SDR family NAD(P)-dependent oxidoreductase, translated as MEKRVLVTGASSGLGRGFVEAHLDRGDQVYGVSRRVPKDLIAKGLRHSSMDLSKFTPDLEAFRTWIQPVRRWDLVYLNAAKLGRVGDMRDTPLSDLRETMEVNVWANKWILDALFEEADSVEVVIGISTGASRSGNRGWNGYSLSKSAFNMLIKLYATEQLKTHFVALAPGLIESEMQDYLTSLPVDERFQFTKILKEARGTERMPDGRACAEMILEQWSKILAVPSGEYADIRQLRDG; from the coding sequence ATGGAAAAAAGAGTTTTGGTAACTGGAGCCAGTTCCGGCCTTGGGAGAGGATTTGTTGAGGCTCACCTAGATCGGGGGGATCAGGTGTATGGTGTAAGCCGAAGAGTTCCGAAGGACCTGATCGCAAAAGGACTACGGCACTCCTCGATGGATCTCTCTAAATTCACGCCTGATTTGGAGGCGTTTCGCACTTGGATTCAACCGGTGCGCCGTTGGGATCTGGTTTATCTGAACGCCGCGAAACTCGGAAGAGTGGGGGATATGCGTGATACTCCTTTGTCCGATCTTAGGGAGACGATGGAGGTCAATGTCTGGGCCAACAAATGGATTTTGGATGCGCTTTTCGAAGAGGCGGATTCTGTGGAGGTGGTGATCGGAATATCTACGGGAGCCTCTCGTTCTGGTAATCGAGGATGGAATGGCTACAGCCTGTCGAAGAGTGCCTTCAACATGTTGATCAAGCTTTACGCCACCGAGCAGTTGAAAACCCATTTTGTTGCTCTTGCACCGGGACTCATCGAGTCGGAAATGCAGGATTACCTCACTTCCCTTCCGGTTGATGAAAGGTTTCAGTTCACCAAAATCCTAAAGGAGGCACGGGGCACGGAGCGTATGCCTGACGGACGGGCATGCGCTGAGATGATTTTGGAACAATGGTCGAAAATCCTCGCAGTCCCGAGTGGAGAGTACGCGGATATCCGGCAGCTGAGAGACGGCTGA
- a CDS encoding phytoene/squalene synthase family protein, with translation MSVPEQLIRRIPNLPVDKIDDCLSPPEELRESFQNAKETTRKHAKSFYFASHFLTKAKRMEAYAAYGYCRYIDDLIDEASPSDLLPSREKLLADNRTIISGEHPAPFAAAFGWVCKHRRIPVELLDELVEGCYRDTATVRIKTEEELWEYCYLVASVVGLMMCRVFGVSSQEAYPRAVAMGLAMQLTNILRDIKEDFENGRIYLPEESLHARNLSVSSLIQNGPSSDWKDYIDGLIQKARGWYKSAEEGLLFLLDKKSAKTAKTMGRVYAGILTEIEKNDYDIRERRFVSLSRKIGLALKR, from the coding sequence GTGTCGGTTCCCGAACAGCTTATTCGTCGTATCCCAAATCTACCGGTCGACAAAATTGACGACTGCTTAAGTCCCCCGGAGGAACTTAGAGAGTCGTTCCAAAACGCAAAAGAGACTACGAGAAAACACGCGAAGAGTTTCTATTTTGCCTCACATTTTCTTACCAAGGCAAAACGCATGGAGGCTTATGCGGCCTACGGCTACTGTCGCTACATTGACGATCTTATCGATGAGGCGTCGCCTTCGGACCTTCTTCCGTCCCGAGAGAAGCTTCTGGCTGACAACCGTACCATCATTTCCGGAGAGCACCCCGCTCCCTTCGCCGCTGCTTTTGGCTGGGTTTGCAAACACCGCAGGATCCCCGTTGAACTTCTGGATGAACTTGTAGAGGGCTGTTACCGTGACACCGCAACGGTTCGAATAAAGACTGAAGAAGAACTGTGGGAATACTGTTACCTGGTGGCGTCGGTCGTCGGGCTGATGATGTGCCGGGTGTTTGGCGTGAGCTCTCAAGAGGCCTATCCTCGCGCCGTCGCGATGGGCCTCGCGATGCAGCTCACCAATATCCTCAGAGATATTAAGGAAGACTTTGAGAATGGTCGCATTTACCTTCCGGAGGAGTCGCTTCATGCGAGAAACCTAAGCGTGAGTTCTCTGATCCAAAATGGTCCTTCTTCTGACTGGAAAGACTACATTGATGGACTCATCCAAAAAGCCCGCGGATGGTATAAATCTGCCGAGGAAGGTCTACTCTTTCTCTTAGACAAGAAGTCCGCGAAAACCGCCAAGACGATGGGGCGGGTTTATGCCGGAATCCTGACCGAAATTGAGAAAAACGACTACGACATCCGAGAACGTCGTTTCGTCAGCCTGAGCCGCAAGATTGGGCTAGCCTTAAAACGTTAG